Proteins found in one Panicum hallii strain FIL2 chromosome 4, PHallii_v3.1, whole genome shotgun sequence genomic segment:
- the LOC112889685 gene encoding uncharacterized protein LOC112889685, which produces MRRKKHLDRGGGGGGTELFICFTSRPSAASVAAAGAPSSLRPSNSSKLLSPGRGSAGAGAEAVPAPPLHPSLSRRLRNSGSLKGGQSPMFPSGSTGGGRRGRGGFEPAEPSSPKVTCIGQVRVKGGKRKPKHASAAALRSRSRRGGVGGGGSAEASFRRTGDDRDGPQGKNQGWVYQIPVNICEALKTFGSCGGRSLCSPSRPGGAGERGALSADAHGGKKRRQRAPAGGSWLCGAAVARCLLTIQEEEDDEVAKGAAVVPAEEMRASDVGLVMEGWDVEEEEKAVMVGDVEVEKKDEILVVGKEEEGRVSVCIPPRNALLLMRCRSDPVRMAALATRFWGSPAAATVEQVGNDVAGGVDNDEEGGGEEEEEEAESEECKDEARHSVVSVKDVNCGECGGGDIGGGEAGEIDQAQAETEESSKCGDLVEEEKDVSCRVEVEEAQIVRKDSALEISLGEDTAVENQGLSMVELVVGKGEEDAPAQEKVEDEVKGRRSISSYSPSAGLKEDRNRLRRLSSRRRVSTNSRASSASDRVGRRHSFSAEMEERRSSFSSLKDSRRASFSIDRDGRRWSFSIEQEHLVAEPKVLMASRKGKKTSSEQELEKDCAVAVAPNSAEEGQESYDDGKEEETTKNGEEGETQGVETNQEVQKVKTRAEDAEAGPVVQRRKKSGELPDCLLLMMYEPKLSMEVSKETWVCSTDFVHWKSYQGKNNRNGHLQKASASGNDAATATGEPEDKENAEGSTVANVSQESKDQSVNLAAAPMPPPVAQKTPLKPGTTEQKMKLELPLVANAAAYAPFVLKRCKSEPMRSSARLAPDACFWKDRHRPLNAAGVGF; this is translated from the coding sequence ATGCGCCGCAAGAAGCACTTGGaccggggtggcggcggcggcggcacggagcTCTTCATCTGCTTCACCtcccgcccctccgccgcctccgtcgccgccgccggcgcgccgtCCTCCCTCCGCCCCTCCAACTCCTCCAAGCTCCTCAGCCCCGGCCGTGGCAGTGCCGGCGCCGGAGCAGAGGCCGTGCCAGCCCCGCCTCTGCACCCATCgctcagccgccgcctccgcaaCAGCGGGAGCCTAAAGGGCGGCCAGTCCCCCATGTTCCCGTCGGGTTCCACAGGCggaggccgccgcggccggggtGGGTTCGAGCCCGCCGAGCCGTCCTCTCCCAAGGTCACCTGCATCGGCCAGGTCCGCGTCAAGGGAGGCAAGCGCAAGCCCAAGCATGCCTCCGCCGCTGCGCTGCGCTCCCGCTCCAGGCGCggcggggtcggcggcggcggaagcgcaGAGGCCAGCTTCCGCCGCACCGGCGACGACCGGGACGGCCCCCAAGGCAAGAACCAGGGCTGGGTGTACCAGATCCCGGTCAACATCTGCGAGGCGCTCAAGACATTCGGCTCCTGCGGCGGCCGCTCGCTCTGCTCGCCGTCACGGCCGGGTGGCGCCGGCGAGCGGGGCGCGCTCTCCGCCGACGCACACGGTGGCAAGAAGCGGCGGCAGCGCGCTCCGGCTGGGGGCAGCTGGCTGTGCGGCGCTGCCGTGGCGAGGTGCCTCTTGACTatccaggaggaggaggacgacgaggtcGCCAAGGGAGCCGCTGTTGTGCCGGCTGAGGAGATGAGGGCGTCGGACGTGGGGCTCGTCATGGAAGGGTGGGAtgtcgaggaggaggagaaggccgtgATGGTTGGGGATGTGGAGGTGGAGAAGAAAGATGAGATCTTGGTGGtggggaaggaggaagaagggagggtcAGCGTCTGCATCCCCCCGAGGAACGCGCTGCTGCTAATGCGCTGCCGTTCGGACCCGGTCCGCATGGCTGCACTTGCCACCCGCTTTTGGGGGTCTCCAGCGGCAGCCACCGTGGAGCAGGTGGGCAATGATGTGGCTGGTGGCGTCGACAACGATGAGGAAGGAGGaggggaagaggaggaggaggaggctgaGTCAGAGGAGTGCAAAGATGAAGCTCGTCATTCAGTTGTTTCTGTCAAAGATGTGAATTGCGGAGAGTGTGGTGGTGGTGACATTGGTGGTGGTGAAGCAGGGGAGATAGATCAAGCACAGGCAGAAACTGAAGAGAGCTCTAAATGTGGAGATCTTGTTGAAGAAGAGAAGGATGTATCCTGCAGAGTAGAGGTAGAGGAAGCACAAATTGTTCGGAAAGATTCTGCTTTGGAGATTTCGTTGGGAGAAGACACTGCAGTGGAAAACCAAGGGCTGAGCATGGTGGAGCTGGTGGTGGGTAAGGGGGAGGAAGATGCACCAGCACAAGAAAAAGTTGAGGACGAGGTGAAGGGGAGGAGGTCAATCAGCAGCTATTCTCCCTCGGCAGGCCTGAAGGAGGACCGCAACAGATTGCGGCGGTTGAGTAGCAGGAGGCGTGTCAGTACTAACAGCAGGGCCTCATCGGCCAGCGATAGGGTTGGCAGGCGGCACAGCTTCTCAGCTGAGATGGAGGAACGGCGGTCTAGCTTCTCGAGCTTGAAGGATTCAAGGAGGGCTAGTTTCTCCATTGACAGAGATGGCCGGAGGTGGAGCTTCTCAATTGAACAGGAGCATCTTGTTGCGGAGCCTAAGGTGCTGATGGCATCGAGGAAGGGGAAGAAGACTTCATCTGAGCAAGAGTTGGAGAAAGATTGTGCTGTTGCTGTTGCTCCAAACAGTGCAGAGGAAGGCCAAGAATCCTACGATGATGGAAAGGAAGAAGAAACTACCAAGAatggagaggaaggagagaCACAAGGTGTGGAAACGAACCAGGAAGTTCAGAAAGTAAAAACCAGAGCTGAAGATGCTGAGGCAGGACCGGTGGTACAGAGGCGGAAGAAGAGCGGTGAATTGCCAGATTGCCTCCTTCTGATGATGTATGAACCAAAGCTCTCCATGGAGGTCTCCAAGGAGACATGGGTCTGCAGCACTGATTTCGTTCATTGGAAGTCTTACCAGGGCAAGAATAACCGTAATGGCCACCTACAAAAGGCTTCTGCTAGTGGCAATGATGCAGCTACTGCTACGGGGGAGCCTGAAGATAAGGAGAATGCTGAAGGCAGCACTGTTGCGAATGTTTCACAAGAGAGCAAAGATCAATCAGTGAACTTGGCTGCAGCGCCTATGCCACCTCCAGTTGCTCAAAAGACACCACTAAAACCAGGTACGACAGAACAGAAGATGAAGCTAGAGCTGCCGCTCGTCGCCAATGCGGCAGCCTACGCCCCATTTGTTCTGAAACGATGCAAGTCAGAGCCGATGCGGTCATCGGCACGTCTGGCTCCCGATGCTTGCTTCTGGAAGGACCGCCATCGGCCCCTGAATGCCGCAGGAGTCGGGTTCTGA